In one window of Porites lutea chromosome 8, jaPorLute2.1, whole genome shotgun sequence DNA:
- the LOC140946122 gene encoding uncharacterized protein — MKLLDNESASGLLDLSPDVLQGLQDKHPQAADIAEESLLHGPIDYIPPNVYDLIDEESIYNSASKTKGSAGPSGMDAELYKRILCSKNFKTEGKILREELAVFTRNLLRKSYHPSLLEAFTSCRLIPLDKNPGIRPIGVGEVLRRIVGKTVSGFLKEEIKEAAGPLQVCAGHNAGAEAAIHAMRQVFVEEGTDGILLIDSSNAFNQMNRSAALHNIQIMCNELALYVINTYRSPSRLFICGGGEILSREGTTQGDPLAMPWYALNTSIMIQNLRDHCPLVKQVWLADDSAGGGSIVQLYNWYRQLSKEGHKFGYLVNGTKSWLIVKSRELAEEAKRVFGEEVNITTEGQRHLGAVIASQEYKDQYCEEKVRAWKEEIERLSEIAKSQPHAAYIAFTKGYKSKFTYFMRTIESFEVYVDPIQEVIEDLLLPTLFGQSEPLPNEVRRLATLATGQGGLGIPDLKSEAPQQFAASRLITTAHVDSITSQSSIMVPGERSTEELKRHQQSLKRASAKEKMDSIDSSLSPGLLRLVNQSRDKGASSWLNAMPLADKGLAFNKQEFRDSLRLRYDLPLVDLPSHCICGDKFTVSHALSCKKGGGL, encoded by the coding sequence CGCCAAATGTTTATGACCTCATAGACGAAGAATCGATCTACAACTCGGCAAGTAAAACCAAGGGCTCAGCCGGACCATCTGGAATGGACGCAGAGCTGTATAAGAGAATCCTGTGCTCTAAGAATTTCAAGACCGAGGGCAAAATATTGAGAGAAGAGCTAGCCGTGTTCACAAGAAATCTGCTAAGGAAATCGTACCACCCATCCTTACTTGAAGCCTTTACGTCCTGCAGGCTTATCCCGCTTGACAAGAACCCGGGAATCAGACCAATTGGTGTTGGAGAGGTACTAAGGAGAATAGTGGGGAAAACGGTCAGCGGTTTCTTaaaggaggaaataaaagaagcggCGGGTCCCCTACAAGTTTGCGCTGGTCATAATGCAGGAGCGGAGGCTGCGATCCATGCAATGCGTCAAGTGTTTGTTGAAGAGGGAACAGATGGAATATTGCTAATTGATTCTAGTAACGCTTTTAACCAAATGAATAGGTCAGCGGCCTTACACAATATCCAGATCATGTGCAATGAATTGGCGCTCTATGTTATTAACACATATAGAAGCCCATCTAGACTGTTTATTTGTGGGGGAGGTGAAATACTTTCTCGAGAAGGCACCACACAAGGAGATCCGCTAGCGATGCCATGGTACGCACTTAATACATCCATAATGATACAGAATTTGAGGGATCATTGCCCATTGGTTAAACAGGTGTGGCTTGCAGACGACTCAGCTGGAGGAGGGAGTATAGTGCAGTTATACAACTGGTACAGGCAATTGAGTAAGGAAGGTCATAAGTTTGGTTACCTTGTAAATGGGACAAAGAGCTGGCTTATTGTGAAGTCTAGGGAACTCGCGGAGGAAGCAAAGAGGGTGTTTGGAGAGGAAGTCAACATAACGACTGAAGGTCAGCGTCATCTTGGAGCAGTTATTGCGTCGCAAGAATACAAAGATCAGTATTGTGAGGAGAAGGTTCGTGCATGGAAAGAGGAAATCGAACGTCTCTCTGAAATAGCGAAGAGCCAGCCCCATGCGGCGTATATTGCTttcacaaaaggctacaagtcgAAGTTCACCTACTTCATGCGCACGATTGAATCATTTGAAGTTTATGTCGATCCAATCCAGGAAGTGATTGAAGATTTACTACTCCCAACTTTGTTCGGTCAATCAGAGCCTCTCCCTAACGAGGTGCGCAGACTTGCTACCTTAGCAACGGGTCAAGGGGGTCTAGGCATTCCTGATCTGAAATCCGAGGCACCGCAGCAGTTTGCTGCCTCGAGACTAATAACCACCGCGCACGTAGATTCTATTACTTCACAGAGTTCCATCATGGTGCCAGGAGAAAGATCTACGGAGGAGCTAAAGAGGCATCAACAATCACTTAAGAGAGCAagtgccaaagagaaaatggatagcATTGATTCAAGCCTCTCCCCAGGCCTGCTGCGTCTGGTTAATCAATCGAGGGACAAGGGCGCAAGTTCTTGGCTGAATGCGATGCCTCTCGCAGACAAAGGTTTAGCCTTCAACAAGCAAGAGTTCAGAGACTCCCTACGCTTGCGTTATGACTTGCCCTTAGTCGATTTACCAAGTCATTGCATATGTGGGGATAAATTCACCGTTAGTCACgccctctcttgtaaaaaggggggggggttgtAG
- the LOC140946146 gene encoding uncharacterized protein translates to MEKLLQIGKEFGLDGEKLLEFVREQQKLEEERRREEEEKEEKRRQLEEEKEEKRRQLEEEKEEKRRKLEEERRREEEEKEEKRRQIEEEKEERRRILEEDRRKEEEEKEERRRREDEEREARRQERELRKLELEADLLKQKEAIEAAKREHERP, encoded by the coding sequence ATGGAGAAGCTTTTGCAGATAGGGAAAGAATTCGGATTGGACGGAGAAAAACTGCTCGAGTTTGTGCGGGAGCAACAAAAGttagaagaagaaagaaggagggaggaggaggagaaagaagaaaaacgtagacaattggaagaagaaaaggaagaaaaacgtaGACAAttagaagaggaaaaagaagaaaaacgtcgaaaacttgaggaagaaagaaggagggaagaggaagagaaagaagaaaaacgtaggcagatagaagaagaaaaggaagagagaCGTCGAATACTTGAAGAAGACAGAAggaaggaagaagaagagaaagaggaaAGACGTAGAAGAGAAGACGAAGAAAGAGAAGCTAGGCGGCAAGAACGCGAACTGAGAAAATTAGAGCTGGAAGCAGACCTGTTGAAACAGAAAGAGGCTATAGAAGCCGCTAAGAGAGAGCATGAACGCCCGTAA